The following coding sequences lie in one Megalodesulfovibrio gigas DSM 1382 = ATCC 19364 genomic window:
- the plsY gene encoding glycerol-3-phosphate 1-O-acyltransferase PlsY has protein sequence MWIIMIAGAYVLGSIPFGLLIAKSFCGVDPRTQGSGNIGATNVARLCGTHWGVAAMILDMAKGFLPVLVVWQLGAETALVSLVAFAALLGHVYSIFLKFKGGKAVATTLGIFAALAPWHCLGAAAVCVAAIAVSGYVSLGSLGLVTALPVLLAVFGRAELVPLALAVAALVFWRHRENIGRLRRGEETSWRKR, from the coding sequence ATGTGGATCATCATGATTGCCGGGGCCTATGTGCTCGGCTCCATACCGTTCGGACTGCTCATCGCCAAGTCGTTCTGCGGGGTGGACCCGCGCACCCAGGGCAGCGGGAACATTGGCGCCACCAACGTGGCCCGGCTGTGCGGCACACATTGGGGTGTGGCGGCCATGATTCTGGACATGGCCAAGGGCTTTCTGCCCGTCCTGGTGGTCTGGCAACTGGGGGCGGAGACGGCGCTGGTGAGTCTGGTGGCCTTTGCCGCCCTGCTGGGGCATGTGTATTCGATCTTCCTGAAGTTCAAAGGCGGCAAGGCCGTGGCCACCACCCTGGGCATTTTTGCGGCCCTGGCCCCCTGGCACTGTCTGGGGGCCGCGGCGGTGTGCGTGGCCGCCATTGCGGTGTCGGGGTATGTCTCCCTGGGGTCGCTGGGGTTGGTGACTGCCCTGCCCGTGCTGCTGGCCGTGTTCGGCCGCGCGGAACTGGTGCCCCTGGCGCTGGCCGTGGCAGCGCTGGTGTTCTGGCGGCATCGGGAGAATATCGGTCGTCTGCGCCGCGGCGAGGAAACGAGCTGGCGCAAACGATAA
- a CDS encoding RNB domain-containing ribonuclease codes for MILPAVQYPGPGCVVEFLHSNKPQLAIVVGESGGRLRLFTQNKRETLLPAARVLPWAGPQYGAALSRNELEHILEERHQVRAALEAGIDPMAIWELAQGELAQADLTWFAELLWPREEARDADRRAAVGRVLLACKTHFRFQPPYFEIHPQALVDARLVEQEQRAAREALQTAGERLFPLLWNVHLGRTAPPPLPSTPEEQQLAELLRVRITNPEDQDTAPLWQQLKKGLPPEEAQLPFLLARAWGLVPHHYNIPLDQAGYEDDAAWAAVFQDELDAWIADAGAWSATAATLDLPLASIDGETTRDIDDAFRIQALEDGGFRCVVALACPVLGYPLGGPLDEAVRRRASSLYLPEAVLHMLPEAVGLDRFSLFAGVARPALVLDMRLDAQGMLVETTPSLAQVSVSANHTYQQAEIHMDSSQDDPCGLRTGYALALLRRQRRLDRGALQVERSEPELVLEGQGLGRDAQVRLEHKPETPRAQLLVSELMILVNAAAARWAAAQDVPLLHRTQDVPISAEAQGIWSRPQDIYRAMRGIGATGLELTPRRHATLGESMYAPVSSPLRRYVDLVNQAQLAGMLQQGRAPLGREQLEAMLPGIQSNAEATGRVQRFRTRYWKMEALRQAAAHGSFPAVVVEQHAAMVACALPEAQLYIRGPRRLFGDDCHVGQRVQLTLGRIDPLHNEMHIVETAVDYGVEDVLEM; via the coding sequence TTGATTTTACCTGCCGTGCAGTATCCCGGGCCGGGGTGTGTGGTGGAATTTCTCCACAGCAACAAGCCCCAGCTCGCCATCGTGGTGGGGGAAAGCGGGGGGCGGCTGCGGCTGTTCACCCAGAACAAGCGAGAAACGCTGCTGCCCGCGGCCCGGGTGTTGCCCTGGGCCGGGCCGCAGTATGGCGCTGCGCTTTCCCGCAACGAGCTGGAACACATTCTGGAGGAGCGTCATCAGGTGCGCGCCGCCCTGGAGGCGGGCATTGATCCCATGGCCATCTGGGAACTGGCCCAGGGCGAGTTGGCCCAGGCGGATCTGACCTGGTTCGCCGAGCTGCTCTGGCCCAGGGAAGAGGCCCGGGACGCCGACCGCCGCGCTGCTGTGGGTCGGGTGCTGCTGGCGTGCAAGACGCATTTTCGCTTTCAGCCGCCGTATTTTGAGATCCATCCGCAGGCTCTGGTGGACGCACGCCTCGTCGAGCAGGAGCAGCGCGCCGCCCGCGAGGCCCTGCAGACCGCCGGGGAGCGGCTGTTTCCGCTGCTCTGGAACGTGCATCTGGGCAGAACTGCGCCGCCGCCGTTGCCCTCCACGCCCGAGGAACAGCAGCTGGCCGAACTGCTGCGTGTGCGCATCACCAATCCCGAGGACCAGGACACCGCCCCCCTCTGGCAGCAGCTCAAAAAGGGCCTGCCGCCGGAGGAGGCGCAGTTGCCTTTCCTCCTGGCCAGGGCCTGGGGGCTGGTGCCGCACCATTACAACATCCCCCTGGATCAGGCGGGGTATGAGGACGATGCCGCCTGGGCCGCAGTCTTCCAGGACGAGCTGGATGCCTGGATTGCCGACGCCGGGGCCTGGAGCGCCACCGCCGCCACGCTGGATCTGCCCCTGGCCAGCATCGACGGCGAGACCACCCGCGACATTGACGACGCCTTCCGCATCCAGGCCCTGGAGGACGGCGGCTTCCGCTGCGTCGTGGCCCTGGCCTGTCCGGTGCTGGGCTATCCGCTTGGTGGTCCCCTGGACGAGGCCGTGCGCCGTCGTGCGTCCTCCCTGTATCTGCCCGAAGCCGTGTTGCACATGCTGCCCGAAGCCGTGGGGCTGGACCGGTTTTCCCTCTTTGCCGGCGTCGCACGGCCGGCCCTGGTGCTGGATATGCGGCTGGACGCCCAGGGTATGCTGGTGGAGACCACGCCCAGCCTGGCGCAGGTGAGCGTCTCTGCCAATCACACCTATCAGCAGGCCGAAATCCACATGGACAGCAGCCAGGACGATCCCTGCGGCCTGCGCACCGGCTATGCCCTGGCGCTGCTCAGGCGGCAACGCCGGCTGGATCGTGGCGCGCTGCAGGTGGAACGCAGCGAACCCGAACTGGTGCTGGAAGGGCAGGGCCTGGGCCGGGACGCGCAGGTGCGCCTGGAGCACAAGCCGGAAACGCCCAGGGCCCAGCTACTGGTGAGCGAACTGATGATTCTGGTGAACGCCGCCGCGGCACGCTGGGCGGCCGCTCAGGACGTACCGCTGCTGCACCGTACGCAGGATGTGCCCATCAGCGCCGAGGCGCAGGGCATCTGGTCCCGCCCGCAGGATATTTACCGGGCCATGCGGGGCATCGGCGCCACGGGCCTGGAGTTGACGCCGCGGCGTCACGCCACCCTGGGCGAATCCATGTATGCGCCGGTGAGTTCACCCCTGCGCCGGTATGTGGATCTGGTGAATCAGGCCCAGCTGGCGGGCATGCTGCAGCAGGGGCGTGCGCCCCTGGGCCGGGAGCAGCTGGAGGCGATGCTGCCGGGCATTCAGTCCAATGCCGAGGCCACCGGCCGTGTGCAACGGTTTCGTACCCGGTACTGGAAGATGGAGGCCTTGCGCCAGGCCGCCGCGCACGGGTCGTTTCCGGCGGTGGTGGTGGAGCAGCACGCGGCGATGGTCGCCTGCGCCCTGCCCGAAGCGCAGCTGTACATCCGTGGCCCAAGACGGCTGTTCGGGGACGATTGCCACGTGGGCCAGCGCGTGCAGCTGACCCTGGGGCGCATTGACCCTCTGCACAACGAGATGCACATTGTCGAGACGGCCGTGGACTACGGCGTCGAGGATGTGCTGGAGATGTGA